A genome region from Methylobacterium sp. FF17 includes the following:
- a CDS encoding efflux RND transporter periplasmic adaptor subunit, giving the protein MTQPSRDPSESPPPPPGKTPFVLTAVAAVGLLAWGGYGQMERRAAAAETQRKMNSFVPKLRTATVERADKPIEITLPGQTDAFAKAALYARATGYIAERRADLGSRVRRGDVLMRIAAPDLDQQLAQAEAQTGQFEAALLQARSMVDQAKANVNLANVTNSRTTTLAGQGWASKQNADNSQASVLSQAASLASAEAGVKVAQANIKAQAATVERLRALTGFKEIVAPFDGVVTQRGVDVGDLVHADGTGTALLSIDRDDVLRVSVNVPQNVATGVRPGVVASIKVPQMPDRTFSGKVERSSVALLSSSRTLTAQVDVPNPDRALRAGLYVYVTLKVPRTEATMKVPAESLVFNQRGTQVAVVRDDGTVRWHGVTIRRDLGTTVELAQGAADQGLEGGEQIVLSPPADLREGQKIERQPAQTDTKPLKSAAR; this is encoded by the coding sequence GTGACACAGCCGAGCCGCGATCCGAGCGAGTCCCCACCCCCGCCACCCGGGAAGACGCCGTTCGTCCTCACGGCCGTCGCCGCCGTCGGCCTCCTGGCCTGGGGGGGCTATGGCCAGATGGAGCGGCGCGCCGCCGCCGCGGAGACGCAGCGAAAGATGAACAGCTTCGTGCCGAAGCTGCGCACCGCCACCGTCGAACGGGCGGACAAGCCAATCGAGATCACCCTACCGGGCCAGACCGATGCCTTCGCCAAGGCCGCGCTCTACGCCCGCGCCACCGGGTACATCGCCGAACGCCGGGCCGACCTCGGCAGCCGGGTGCGGCGGGGTGACGTCCTGATGCGGATCGCCGCCCCCGACCTCGACCAGCAGCTGGCGCAGGCCGAAGCCCAGACCGGGCAGTTCGAGGCCGCCCTGCTGCAGGCGCGATCCATGGTGGATCAGGCCAAAGCCAACGTGAACCTGGCGAACGTCACCAATTCCCGCACCACCACGCTGGCCGGGCAGGGCTGGGCCTCCAAGCAGAACGCGGACAACTCGCAGGCGAGCGTGCTCAGCCAGGCGGCCAGCCTCGCTTCGGCGGAAGCCGGCGTGAAGGTGGCGCAGGCCAACATCAAGGCCCAGGCCGCCACGGTGGAGCGGCTGCGGGCGCTGACCGGCTTCAAGGAAATCGTCGCCCCCTTCGACGGTGTCGTCACCCAGCGCGGGGTCGACGTGGGCGACCTCGTCCATGCCGACGGGACCGGGACGGCGCTGCTCTCGATCGACCGCGACGATGTCCTGCGCGTCTCCGTCAACGTGCCGCAGAACGTCGCCACCGGTGTCAGACCGGGCGTCGTCGCATCGATCAAGGTGCCGCAAATGCCCGACCGGACCTTCTCCGGCAAGGTCGAGCGCAGTTCGGTGGCCCTGCTCAGTTCGTCGCGCACCCTCACCGCCCAGGTGGACGTGCCGAACCCCGACCGGGCCCTGCGCGCCGGCTTGTACGTCTACGTGACCCTCAAGGTGCCGCGCACCGAGGCGACGATGAAGGTTCCGGCCGAGAGCCTGGTCTTCAACCAGCGCGGGACCCAGGTGGCGGTCGTGCGCGACGATGGGACCGTGCGCTGGCACGGCGTGACGATCCGGCGCGACCTCGGCACCACCGTCGAACTCGCGCAAGGCGCCGCCGACCAGGGACTGGAGGGCGGGGAGCAGATCGTGCTGAGCCCGCCCGCCGACCTGCGCGAGGGTCAGAAGATCGAACGCCAACCGGCACAGACGGACACGAAGCCGCTGAAATCGGCGGCCCGCTAG
- a CDS encoding YbdD/YjiX family protein encodes MALSSAELRDRLKTFSKCVCDGARLMVGQGDYEAYAAHIRKTHADQEPMTEREFFRNRENARFGVGNRSGFRCC; translated from the coding sequence ATGGCGCTGTCGTCGGCGGAACTGCGAGACCGGCTCAAGACCTTCTCGAAATGCGTCTGCGATGGCGCCCGGCTCATGGTCGGGCAGGGCGACTACGAGGCTTACGCGGCCCATATCCGCAAGACCCACGCGGATCAGGAGCCGATGACCGAGCGGGAGTTCTTCCGCAACCGGGAGAACGCCCGCTTCGGCGTCGGCAATCGCAGCGGGTTTCGCTGCTGCTGA
- a CDS encoding acyltransferase family protein gives MSGTAASLSQRPDLNWLRACAVAEVVITHSDLAIKHFSQNMLRSGSYIPFSGVGVEIFFILSGYLICLNAPTYRNALEFLRSRALRIFPMYIIFTFITLAARLINPSWTWNGYDLSVGTLLRSFLILPQSWFPIVGVGWSLEHEVIFYELTALMMAGIGLTSGKRIWFGFGLVILGWIGLGLGFQPIDGTWYHHLFSVLMIAFGLGWLYCCYEQSRDGVVLKIIAVCAIGTTLLLVVTDPMNTEKVLRIAGSAAFCLIVVRQRGRIKPGGRADRLIAPIGAAAYSIYLSHWFILSGFGKLLGYLQMPAETALALRVCVIVVSLGVGLFVYAALERPLDRWLRAGQTFRQAFTVLRMKPNLPGRTVPKAVIPS, from the coding sequence ATGTCAGGTACCGCCGCCTCCTTGTCCCAGAGGCCTGACCTCAACTGGTTGCGCGCATGTGCTGTGGCTGAGGTCGTGATCACCCACTCGGATCTGGCAATCAAGCATTTTTCTCAGAACATGCTGCGTTCCGGCTCCTACATCCCCTTCTCGGGGGTTGGCGTCGAAATATTCTTCATTCTCTCGGGCTATCTGATCTGCCTGAATGCGCCGACATACCGGAATGCATTGGAATTTCTACGCTCCAGAGCACTTCGTATATTCCCAATGTACATCATCTTCACGTTCATCACGCTGGCAGCGCGGCTGATCAATCCGAGTTGGACATGGAATGGATACGACCTGTCGGTGGGTACGCTACTGCGTTCGTTCCTGATCCTCCCGCAGTCGTGGTTTCCCATCGTGGGGGTGGGCTGGTCGCTCGAACACGAGGTCATCTTCTACGAACTCACGGCGCTGATGATGGCCGGCATCGGCCTCACCAGTGGAAAAAGAATCTGGTTCGGCTTCGGCCTCGTCATCCTTGGCTGGATCGGTCTGGGCTTGGGTTTCCAGCCGATCGACGGGACCTGGTACCATCATCTGTTCAGTGTCCTGATGATCGCGTTCGGACTGGGGTGGCTGTATTGCTGCTACGAGCAGTCCCGCGACGGCGTCGTTCTCAAGATCATAGCGGTTTGCGCGATCGGCACGACTTTGTTGTTGGTAGTGACCGATCCCATGAACACCGAGAAGGTGCTGCGGATCGCAGGCAGTGCTGCTTTCTGCCTGATCGTCGTGCGGCAACGTGGAAGGATCAAACCGGGCGGGCGCGCAGATCGGCTCATCGCTCCGATTGGAGCCGCCGCCTACAGCATCTATCTCTCGCACTGGTTCATCCTCTCCGGTTTCGGCAAGCTCCTGGGCTACCTGCAGATGCCGGCTGAGACGGCTCTCGCCCTACGCGTCTGCGTGATCGTGGTTAGCCTGGGCGTCGGTCTGTTCGTCTATGCCGCACTGGAACGCCCGCTCGATCGCTGGCTGCGCGCCGGGCAAACCTTCCGACAGGCATTCACGGTCTTGAGGATGAAGCCCAATCTTCCTGGGAGAACGGTACCGAAGGCTGTGATCCCGTCCTGA
- a CDS encoding recombinase family protein: protein MDRLSRLTASDWDKLKSQIKERSIRVVSLDLPTSWQMATGRHEDFTGRMFAAINEMLLDMLAAVARKDYEDRRRRQAQGQQKGKAEGRYKGRPENAKRSAGIADMIAKGITWSQIKAGTGCSRATIAKIAKRSASQKLGV, encoded by the coding sequence GTGGACAGACTCTCACGTCTTACAGCATCAGATTGGGATAAGCTCAAATCTCAGATTAAAGAACGGTCCATCAGGGTTGTTTCCCTGGACCTTCCAACCTCGTGGCAGATGGCGACCGGCAGACATGAGGATTTTACCGGACGGATGTTCGCGGCAATCAATGAAATGCTTTTAGACATGCTAGCCGCTGTAGCTCGCAAGGATTACGAGGATAGGCGTAGACGACAGGCACAAGGTCAGCAGAAGGGGAAGGCCGAAGGGCGCTACAAAGGTCGCCCCGAGAACGCCAAGCGAAGTGCGGGTATCGCTGACATGATAGCGAAGGGTATTACGTGGTCGCAGATAAAAGCTGGCACCGGATGCAGCCGCGCCACAATCGCTAAAATCGCCAAGCGGTCTGCTTCACAAAAGTTAGGGGTATAA
- a CDS encoding MFS transporter: MPAQAQGETEDGSRFASIAAAITCVAVVGIGLSLTIPLLSIEMERMGASSTLIGINTAVAGLAAILTVPFVPRLAARLGVVRLLVLAIVSGAACLVAFKLLPGIAWWFVLRFVFSMSLGALFVLSEFWINAAAPPARRGLVMGIYATVLALGFAVGPTLLAMLGTRGFAPYLAGSGLFLVALIPLVLARGLSPVIGHGRGRSFSAYLRLAPAATMAALVYGAVETGGFAILPLYGLRLGYDAETAAGLVSALALGNVMFQIPFGWLADRVDRRLVLLAAALGGALGSSLIPLASGSFPALLILLFLWGGIAGTLYTVGLAHLGATIRGPELAGANAAFVVLYNVGLMLGPPIIGGGMDLVPPQGFAYSLTLLFLAYAGVVALRLVQQPEA; the protein is encoded by the coding sequence ATGCCGGCTCAAGCCCAGGGTGAGACCGAGGACGGCTCACGCTTCGCCTCGATTGCCGCCGCTATCACCTGCGTGGCGGTGGTGGGCATCGGCCTCAGCCTGACGATCCCGCTGCTCTCCATCGAGATGGAGCGCATGGGTGCCTCGAGCACGCTCATCGGGATCAATACCGCGGTGGCGGGGCTCGCCGCGATCCTGACGGTGCCGTTCGTGCCGCGCCTGGCCGCGCGTCTCGGGGTGGTGCGCCTGCTCGTCCTCGCCATCGTCAGCGGGGCGGCCTGCCTCGTGGCCTTCAAGCTCCTCCCGGGCATCGCCTGGTGGTTCGTTCTGCGCTTCGTCTTCTCCATGAGCCTCGGGGCGCTCTTCGTGCTCTCCGAGTTCTGGATCAACGCGGCGGCTCCGCCCGCGCGGCGCGGGCTGGTGATGGGCATCTACGCCACGGTGCTGGCGCTCGGCTTCGCTGTGGGGCCGACGCTGCTGGCGATGCTCGGAACCCGGGGCTTCGCGCCCTATCTCGCCGGATCCGGACTGTTCCTCGTCGCACTCATTCCCCTGGTGCTGGCGCGGGGATTGTCCCCCGTGATCGGGCATGGGCGGGGACGCTCCTTCTCGGCCTACCTGCGCCTCGCCCCGGCGGCGACCATGGCGGCCCTCGTCTACGGTGCCGTGGAGACCGGAGGCTTCGCGATCCTGCCGCTCTACGGTCTGCGTCTCGGCTACGACGCGGAGACGGCGGCGGGGCTCGTCAGCGCGCTGGCGCTCGGCAACGTGATGTTCCAGATCCCCTTCGGCTGGCTCGCCGATCGGGTGGACCGGCGCCTCGTCCTGCTCGCGGCGGCCCTGGGTGGTGCCCTCGGATCGAGCCTGATCCCCCTGGCCTCGGGCTCCTTTCCGGCCCTCCTTATCCTGCTGTTCCTCTGGGGCGGCATCGCCGGGACGCTCTACACCGTGGGCCTCGCGCATCTCGGCGCCACGATCCGGGGGCCGGAACTCGCCGGCGCCAATGCGGCCTTCGTGGTGCTCTACAATGTCGGACTGATGCTCGGCCCCCCGATCATCGGCGGCGGCATGGACCTCGTGCCGCCCCAGGGCTTCGCCTATAGCCTCACCCTGCTGTTCCTGGCCTATGCCGGGGTCGTGGCCCTGCGCCTGGTGCAGCAGCCGGAGGCGTGA
- the gor gene encoding glutathione-disulfide reductase, producing the protein MADDLARTFDVDLFVIGGGSGGVRAARIAAGYGARVQLAEEYRVGGTCVIRGCVPKKLMVYAGRFADEFADAAGFGWSVPTPTFDWRVMKARRDAEVARLEAIYDANLGKAGVTILPERAVIEDAHTVRLVGSGRRVSARFILVAVGAHPVKEPLIPGAELAITSNEVFDLESLPERILVVGGGYIAVEFAGVLAHLGARTTLLHRGDKLLRGFDEEIRDALDTAYAERMDLRLNRTVERLDSSGSGIRVTLDDDTTLEVDQVLTATGRRPNTAGLGLEAVGIEADARGAIPVDAFSQTRVPSIYAVGDVTDRAALTPIAIREGHAFADTVFGGKPWCVDHGLIATAVFSTPEIGVIGHNEDVARRLFGAVDVYRSSFRPMKATLSGREERVLMKVVVDRASDRVVGVHVLGHDAGEIIQAVGIAVTMGATKADFDRTIAVHPTAGEELVTMRSPVVTKHPVGVG; encoded by the coding sequence ATGGCTGATGATCTGGCCCGAACCTTCGACGTCGACCTGTTCGTCATCGGCGGCGGCTCCGGGGGCGTGCGAGCGGCCCGCATCGCGGCCGGGTACGGCGCGCGGGTACAACTCGCCGAGGAGTACCGCGTCGGCGGCACCTGCGTGATCCGGGGCTGCGTGCCGAAGAAGCTGATGGTCTATGCGGGGCGCTTCGCCGACGAGTTCGCGGACGCGGCCGGTTTCGGCTGGTCCGTGCCCACACCGACCTTCGACTGGCGCGTGATGAAGGCCCGGCGCGATGCCGAGGTGGCACGGCTCGAGGCGATCTACGACGCCAACCTCGGCAAGGCGGGCGTCACCATCCTGCCGGAGCGCGCGGTGATCGAGGATGCCCACACCGTGCGCCTCGTCGGATCCGGCCGGCGCGTCAGCGCCCGGTTCATCCTCGTCGCGGTGGGCGCCCACCCGGTCAAGGAGCCGCTGATCCCGGGCGCCGAACTCGCGATCACCTCCAACGAGGTGTTCGACCTCGAATCGCTGCCCGAGCGTATCCTCGTCGTCGGCGGCGGTTACATCGCGGTGGAATTCGCAGGCGTCTTAGCGCATCTCGGCGCGCGTACCACCCTGCTGCACCGGGGCGACAAGCTCCTGCGCGGGTTCGACGAGGAGATCCGCGACGCCCTCGACACGGCCTACGCGGAGCGCATGGACCTGCGCCTCAACCGGACGGTGGAGCGTCTCGACAGCAGCGGGAGCGGTATCCGGGTGACCCTCGACGACGACACGACCCTGGAGGTGGACCAGGTTCTGACCGCCACGGGGCGGCGCCCGAACACGGCCGGCCTCGGCCTGGAGGCGGTCGGCATCGAGGCGGACGCGCGCGGCGCGATCCCGGTGGACGCGTTTTCGCAGACGCGGGTGCCGTCGATCTACGCGGTGGGGGACGTCACCGACCGCGCCGCGCTGACGCCGATCGCGATCCGCGAGGGCCACGCCTTCGCCGACACGGTCTTCGGCGGCAAGCCCTGGTGCGTCGATCACGGCCTCATCGCGACGGCTGTGTTCTCAACGCCCGAGATCGGCGTCATCGGCCACAACGAGGATGTGGCCCGCCGGCTCTTCGGCGCCGTCGACGTCTACCGGTCGAGCTTCCGCCCCATGAAGGCCACGCTGTCGGGGCGCGAGGAGCGCGTCCTGATGAAGGTGGTGGTCGATCGCGCCAGCGACCGGGTCGTCGGGGTCCACGTCCTCGGTCACGATGCCGGCGAGATCATCCAGGCGGTGGGCATCGCCGTCACCATGGGCGCGACCAAGGCCGATTTCGACCGCACCATCGCGGTCCACCCCACGGCCGGCGAGGAACTCGTGACGATGCGCAGCCCCGTGGTGACGAAGCACCCCGTCGGGGTCGGCTAG
- a CDS encoding efflux RND transporter permease subunit, with amino-acid sequence MGLVQYALKFRITIYVLAVLMMLGGVAAVVVAPKDVLPTVDIPVVVVVWTYNGLSTSEMERRITTYAEFSLSNNVNNIARMESTTLQGTAIQKVYFDGAVSIDLAIAQVVSAMNSIRATMPPGVQPPIVLRFSASSVPVIQLALSSDRESLTKVFDYAQYRIRQRLTQVPGSTLPSPFGGTPRQIMVDLDLHALQALGLTALDVTNAVTAQNLTVPSGLAKIGEQQYPVQLNASPGAIDALNQIPIKVVGGQPILVRDVAHVRDGGPPQVNIVRADGLHSVLMRIFKNGTASTLDVVNNVKKALPDIQAAAPEGMSLKPLFDQSVFVSAAIEGVIHEAIIAAALTGLTILLFLGSWRSTIVVLVSIPLSILTSLAILAALGETINVMTLGGLALAVGILVDDATVAIENTYRLFEEGEPFRKSVVEGAAGIAKPALISTLSICAAFVSVFALTDTPKYLFTPQALAVVFAMLTSYVLSRTLVPVLIDVLVAREYAEKHGAGAEPRRGRVARAFGWVAGPVFRLAGWFRHGFEARFARFHRGYLSLLHVVIARRALTLGLVAVVFVTTAGLFTFVGQDYFPQVASSQMTLHLRTRPGMRIETAEQVFAEVEHVVREVIPEGEIDQILDNIGLPANNYNFAFSDGSFVAYNDGQMLINLKEGHGSVADYTKRLREVLRERFPDVVFYFQPSDIITQILNFGTLAQIDIQVSGRNTAKDLEVAQNIVRRLKAVRGAVDVHLHQIVGTPQFFVDVDRRLASELGLTQQQIAQGLNVSLSGSFQVTPNFWTDPKTGIPYQLWVQTPEYRNASLTDLQNTPLLVTGNADAPGVLTLLSSVSTMRREGSQTVINHVNTQPTFNIYAAVQDSDLGSVAKEIRQIVAEEQKALPAPDKITVRGQIENMESAFFRLQVGLAIALVAVYLLMAVNFQSWGDPFVVLAALPLAFCGIVASLFITGTTFSIPSLFGAIMSVGIASANSILLVTFAKEHREATGCGAVEAALLAGETRLRPVLMTASAMFLGLIPMALGTGEGAEQNAALARAVMGGIAVGTPATLLFVPFLYTLLRRKAVRPLEDYA; translated from the coding sequence ATGGGTCTCGTTCAGTACGCGCTGAAGTTCCGGATCACGATCTACGTGCTCGCCGTGCTGATGATGCTCGGCGGGGTGGCGGCGGTCGTCGTGGCGCCCAAGGACGTGCTGCCCACCGTGGATATCCCGGTGGTCGTGGTGGTCTGGACCTATAACGGCCTCTCCACCTCCGAGATGGAGCGCCGCATCACCACCTACGCGGAGTTCTCGCTCTCCAACAACGTCAACAACATCGCCCGGATGGAATCCACCACCCTTCAGGGCACGGCGATCCAGAAGGTCTACTTCGACGGGGCGGTGAGCATCGATCTCGCCATCGCGCAGGTGGTCTCGGCGATGAACTCGATCCGCGCGACGATGCCGCCCGGCGTGCAGCCGCCCATCGTCCTGCGCTTCTCGGCCTCCTCGGTGCCGGTGATCCAGCTCGCGCTCTCCTCCGACCGCGAGAGCCTCACCAAGGTCTTCGACTACGCCCAGTACCGCATCCGCCAGCGCCTGACCCAGGTGCCCGGCTCGACGCTGCCCTCGCCCTTCGGCGGCACCCCGCGCCAGATCATGGTCGATCTCGACCTGCACGCCCTCCAGGCGCTCGGCCTCACCGCCCTCGACGTCACCAACGCGGTCACCGCTCAGAACCTGACGGTTCCCTCCGGCCTCGCCAAGATCGGCGAGCAGCAGTACCCGGTGCAGCTCAACGCCTCGCCCGGGGCCATCGACGCCCTCAATCAGATCCCCATCAAGGTGGTGGGCGGCCAACCGATCCTCGTCCGCGACGTCGCCCATGTCCGCGACGGCGGCCCGCCGCAGGTCAACATCGTGCGCGCCGACGGCCTGCACTCGGTGCTGATGCGCATCTTCAAGAACGGCACCGCCTCGACGCTCGACGTGGTCAACAACGTCAAGAAGGCGCTCCCCGACATCCAGGCCGCCGCCCCCGAGGGCATGAGCCTGAAACCTTTGTTCGACCAGTCGGTCTTCGTCTCGGCGGCGATCGAAGGGGTGATCCACGAGGCCATCATCGCGGCGGCGCTGACCGGCCTGACCATCCTGCTCTTCCTCGGCTCGTGGCGCTCCACCATCGTGGTGCTCGTCTCGATCCCGCTCTCGATCCTGACGTCGCTCGCGATCCTGGCCGCGCTCGGTGAGACCATCAACGTGATGACGCTCGGCGGGCTCGCGCTCGCGGTCGGCATCCTGGTCGACGACGCCACGGTGGCGATCGAGAACACCTACCGGCTGTTCGAGGAGGGAGAGCCGTTCCGCAAATCCGTGGTGGAGGGGGCGGCCGGGATCGCCAAGCCGGCGCTGATCTCGACCCTGTCGATCTGCGCCGCCTTCGTCTCGGTCTTCGCCCTCACCGACACGCCGAAATACCTGTTCACACCCCAGGCGCTCGCGGTCGTGTTCGCGATGCTGACCTCCTACGTCCTCTCGCGCACCTTGGTCCCCGTGCTGATCGACGTGCTGGTGGCGCGCGAATACGCGGAGAAGCACGGGGCGGGCGCCGAGCCCCGGCGCGGGCGCGTCGCCCGGGCATTCGGCTGGGTCGCCGGCCCGGTCTTCCGGCTGGCGGGCTGGTTCCGGCACGGCTTCGAGGCGCGCTTCGCCCGCTTCCATCGCGGCTATCTCAGCCTGCTCCACGTCGTCATCGCACGGCGCGCCCTGACGCTCGGCCTCGTAGCGGTCGTGTTCGTCACCACCGCCGGCCTCTTCACCTTCGTGGGCCAGGATTACTTTCCGCAGGTCGCATCCAGCCAGATGACCCTGCACCTGCGCACCCGGCCCGGCATGCGCATCGAGACGGCCGAGCAGGTCTTCGCCGAGGTCGAGCACGTGGTCCGCGAGGTGATCCCCGAGGGCGAGATCGACCAGATCCTCGACAATATCGGCCTGCCGGCGAACAACTACAACTTCGCCTTCTCGGATGGCTCGTTCGTTGCCTACAACGACGGGCAGATGCTCATCAACCTGAAGGAAGGCCACGGCTCGGTGGCGGACTACACCAAGCGCCTGCGCGAGGTTCTGCGCGAGCGCTTCCCCGACGTGGTGTTCTACTTCCAGCCCTCCGACATCATCACGCAGATCCTGAACTTCGGCACGCTGGCGCAGATCGACATCCAGGTTTCGGGCCGCAACACCGCCAAGGACCTGGAGGTCGCCCAGAACATCGTCCGCCGCCTGAAGGCGGTGCGCGGGGCCGTCGACGTGCACCTGCACCAGATCGTCGGCACGCCGCAATTCTTCGTCGATGTCGACCGGCGCCTCGCCTCCGAGCTCGGGCTGACCCAGCAGCAGATCGCGCAGGGTCTGAACGTCTCGCTGTCCGGCTCCTTCCAGGTCACGCCGAACTTCTGGACCGACCCGAAGACCGGCATTCCCTACCAGCTCTGGGTGCAGACGCCGGAATACCGCAACGCGTCGCTCACCGACCTGCAGAACACCCCGCTCCTCGTCACCGGCAACGCGGATGCACCGGGCGTGCTGACGCTGCTCTCCAGCGTCTCGACCATGCGGCGCGAGGGCTCGCAGACGGTGATCAACCACGTCAACACGCAGCCCACCTTCAACATCTACGCGGCGGTGCAGGACAGCGATCTCGGCTCGGTGGCCAAGGAGATCCGCCAGATCGTCGCCGAGGAGCAGAAGGCGCTGCCAGCGCCGGACAAGATCACCGTGCGCGGCCAGATCGAGAACATGGAATCGGCCTTCTTCCGGCTGCAGGTCGGCCTCGCGATCGCGCTGGTGGCGGTCTACCTGCTGATGGCCGTCAACTTTCAGAGCTGGGGCGACCCGTTCGTGGTCCTGGCGGCGCTGCCACTCGCCTTCTGCGGCATCGTCGCGAGCCTGTTCATCACCGGCACCACCTTCTCGATCCCTTCGCTCTTCGGCGCGATCATGTCGGTCGGTATCGCCTCGGCGAACTCGATCCTTCTGGTGACGTTCGCCAAGGAGCACCGCGAGGCGACGGGGTGCGGCGCGGTGGAAGCGGCCCTGCTCGCCGGCGAGACCCGCCTGCGCCCCGTGCTGATGACCGCGAGCGCCATGTTCCTCGGGCTTATCCCGATGGCGCTCGGCACCGGGGAGGGGGCCGAGCAGAACGCCGCGCTCGCCCGCGCGGTGATGGGCGGGATCGCAGTGGGCACGCCCGCCACGCTCCTCTTCGTGCCGTTCCTCTACACGCTGCTGCGCCGCAAGGCGGTCCGGCCGCTGGAGGATTACGCGTGA
- the rpmG gene encoding 50S ribosomal protein L33 — MAKAVTVKVKLISTADTGYFYVTKKNSRTQTEKLSMKKYDPVVRKHVDFKETKIK, encoded by the coding sequence ATGGCCAAGGCCGTCACCGTTAAAGTCAAGCTGATCTCGACCGCCGACACGGGCTACTTCTACGTCACGAAGAAGAACTCCCGTACCCAGACCGAGAAGCTTTCCATGAAGAAGTACGACCCCGTCGTGCGCAAGCACGTCGACTTCAAGGAAACCAAGATCAAGTAA
- a CDS encoding helix-turn-helix domain-containing protein gives MQNLDQPNVVLLAEGDPIVGVDLSDALVQASYRVLGPADTTAEALRLLEQVTPNLAVLVVQLKDGRCTQLIRELRARNVPILVHSGSRQDQRLNGDVRGAPWLTKPAVSWDVIAALDELSLSSAAIARAEPGPEDAPLLRLVQSADGSRNPLVRKLERFTTLTATDRAMLERISAGTHDVAPHTDLVREGEAPEGVFLVMEGVACRHKHRANGHRQIMAYLLPGDLCDLDAALLKTMDHTITTLSACRVVRIAPPTLAGLLEHHPAIARGLRMNTLVDEATLREWLMNLGGRSPQERIAHLFCELLVRWQTIGLASGQSYLLPLTAADLADTTGLSTVHVNRALQALRHQGVIDLTGGHLTILNLPRLKALGEFRANYLHLGDCAAA, from the coding sequence ATGCAAAACTTGGATCAACCCAACGTGGTCCTGCTCGCCGAGGGTGATCCCATCGTTGGCGTGGACCTGAGTGATGCTCTCGTCCAAGCGTCCTATCGCGTTCTGGGGCCCGCAGACACGACGGCCGAGGCCCTGCGCCTCCTCGAACAGGTGACGCCCAATCTGGCTGTCCTCGTCGTCCAGTTGAAGGACGGTCGCTGCACGCAGCTGATCCGGGAATTGCGCGCCCGCAATGTGCCCATCCTGGTCCATTCCGGTTCCCGGCAGGACCAGCGCCTGAATGGGGACGTCCGCGGCGCGCCCTGGCTCACCAAACCCGCCGTCTCGTGGGATGTGATCGCGGCCCTGGACGAGTTGTCCCTCTCGAGCGCCGCCATCGCCCGTGCGGAGCCAGGCCCGGAGGACGCTCCGCTCCTGCGCCTGGTGCAATCGGCTGACGGGTCGCGCAATCCGCTGGTGCGCAAGCTGGAGCGCTTCACCACCCTGACGGCGACCGATCGGGCGATGCTGGAGCGCATCAGCGCCGGGACGCACGACGTCGCCCCTCACACCGATCTCGTGCGCGAGGGGGAGGCGCCCGAGGGCGTGTTCCTGGTCATGGAGGGCGTGGCCTGCCGCCATAAGCATCGCGCGAACGGTCATCGTCAGATCATGGCCTACCTGCTGCCGGGCGATCTCTGCGACCTCGACGCCGCACTTCTGAAAACGATGGACCACACCATCACCACCCTGTCCGCCTGCCGGGTGGTCCGCATCGCCCCTCCGACCCTGGCCGGCTTGCTGGAGCACCACCCGGCCATCGCCCGGGGCCTCCGCATGAACACGCTGGTGGATGAGGCGACCTTGCGCGAGTGGCTGATGAACCTGGGCGGCCGCTCGCCTCAGGAACGGATCGCGCACCTGTTCTGCGAGCTTCTCGTGCGCTGGCAGACCATCGGCCTGGCGAGCGGACAGAGCTACCTGCTTCCTTTGACCGCCGCGGATCTCGCTGACACCACGGGACTGTCCACCGTTCACGTGAACCGCGCCCTGCAGGCGTTGCGGCACCAGGGCGTGATCGACCTCACGGGCGGGCACCTGACGATCCTGAACCTGCCGCGCCTGAAGGCCCTCGGCGAATTCAGGGCCAACTACCTCCACCTGGGGGACTGCGCGGCGGCCTGA